In Oncorhynchus tshawytscha isolate Ot180627B unplaced genomic scaffold, Otsh_v2.0 Un_scaffold_10343_pilon_pilon, whole genome shotgun sequence, the sequence ATGATTCAGTTGTTACAGGTCATCAGGGGGCAGACAGGTATGTATTAATCAACAGAAGCTGGGAAGACTATATAATATGCCCCATCTCTGggaatgatgtgtgtgtgcgtattcgAGACAATTACACCACAGCGTGAAATGACAGTTGCCATTATTCTTCACAGCATCATGGGAAGGAAGGAGGCATcatgggaaggaaggaaagaagaatCATGGGTATGAAAGAAGGGAGCCTCAtgggtaggaaggaaggaagcatcatgggaaggaaggaaagaagaatCATGGGTATGAAAGAAGGGAGCCTCAtgggtaggaaggaaggaagcatcatgggaaggaaggaaagaagcaTCATGGGTATGAAAGAAGGGAGCCTCAtgggtaggaaggaaggaagcatcatgggaaggaaggaaagaagaatCATGGGTATGAAAGAAGGGAGCCTCAtgggtaggaaggaaggaagcatcatgggaaggaaggaaagaagcaTCATGGGTATGAAAGAAGGGAGCCTCAtgggtaggaaggaaggaagcatcatgggaaggaaggaaagaagcaTCATGGGTATGAAAGAAGGGAGCCTCATGGGTGGGAAGGAAGGAAGCATCATGGCCGCCAGTCTTCTTGTTTTGTGTTCATGAGAATGgcaggagaaagagaaatagTATAAGTTATAGTTTGAGCTTTATAACTCATACAATAACTTAAACTATTTCTCAAGATACATTAGATATTTATTAGTAAAGTTGTTACTTTAAAAGGAGGATATTCCCCATTTTGAGGACCAGTTTACACACTTAACCCGGCTGTTGTTGATACCGCCGCACAGTTTCTCTGGTCAAAGTGGTGTTTTTGTGCCTAAGTTGCACAGATTGTGGTTATGGGGAAGTGCGTTATGAATCTGTCTTCGGTGCTCATTATTATGTTGAAATAGATGCAGTAGAAAAACGTGAAGGCTTTTGTGAAACTCTGGAAAGTAAAGATGTTGTCTGGAACAGATGGTGCTGTGGCACATTGTAAATCACTAAACATCTGAGCTTCTGTCCATTGTATGGCTCCCGTGCCTCCTACTTCAAAATGGTAAATGTGCTTCACGAtttcatgttctgttctgttgcgGCCTTGACTATTCACTTGGCTCGCTCTAGAGATCCATTATTAAATAGCTAGTACCTCGGTTCTGTAACAACGAATGCTTGTTAACTTTGCAAAGTAAATTCAGGGTTTTTCATTTATAGTTTCTCTCAGTTGCCTGATGCCTGCTGCCTTTTTAGAACTTGTCCTCCTGGTGAAAAAAATACAGAAAGTTTATGAATAAAATAAAGTCACGTTCTGGAATAGACATAAATAATACATGTGAAAAGGCTGCATGCAACCAGTGACTGCCAGGATGAATGCACAGATACACTTCATGAGTGCAGAATGACGTTCTGAGACTGCATGAGTCATAGGCTGCGTTCCAAATGGGAcactattccctagatagtgctcTACCAGAAACGCATACAATTCAAAACAAGGGAGGGTGTGAAACCACTTCCTCTGAGCtctaggagagatggagggagagcgatggagggaggagaggagcaaaTTGTGCACCTCTCTGGACCCAGCTCCATttgcacatacaaacacaaatgCATACGCCCGCGCACACAGTCTACACATCTGGGTCAAACAGACTGAAGTTTGTCTGCCAAGGAAATCAGGTCTGGCTGCAGTGGACATTCTGAAGTAAATTGTTTTGTGTAGCGACCATGCTGTTgacattcatacatacagtggCTACTTTTAAAGGGCAAAGCTGAAAGCCTTCCACTGAAGAATACACTAATTCATTGAATGTTTCACCTGTAGTCATAAAAACATGGATAGGGATGCATGTAAACCAGAAAGGTCACAATCTCTGCCACTGAGGCTGTACAACATAGTCCCAATGAAATCAATCCCCCTGGCGTCTCCCACTTCCTCTGGCTTGTCCATAAAGACAAGGTTTTGGTCAGTAAACTAGACCCAGGGTGTCACTtgtgctccctctccagcctctaggtcaccaggctgctcattatggtgcacacctgtcaccatcgttacgcgcacctgcgcgtcatcagactcacctggactcaatcacttccctgattaccttccctatatatgtcactccctttggttccttccccaggcatcattgtttctgtttcaatttgatgtctgtgttctgttagtgtttcttgttttgtattatggtcagtttattttattaaaacactccctgaacttgctttccaactctcagcgcacatcgttataCAGAGGTTAATGAATAGGACCAGTGAGGGCTATTTAGTCATCCCTGTCTCTGCTTGACTTTGCCGTGGGGGCACTGTGCAGACCCTGAGATATGTTGTGTGAGCGACAGAGAGATTTCAGATAGTGAAGACTGAAACAGAGGTATAGgcagtggacagagagactgatTAAAGAATCTTCACTGTGTCTCACCAACAGCTGATGTTTAATTAAAAGGTGACTCATTCCTAGGAATATATATCcttctatgtctctgtctctgtctctttctctctctgcattgatattgtaacggctctcgtcgaaaggagtggaccagagcgcagcgtggaaagtgttcatgatttttattttcaaaaaacactcaaacaaaataacaaaagtgaaAACAAAAGTGCACAGTTCTGCCaggtacagacactaaacagaaaacaagaccccacaaaacccaaaaggaaaataacaacttatatgtgatccccaatcagagacaacgatagacagctgcctctgattgggaaccacgcaaggccaaaaacaaagaaatagaaaacatagactttcccacccgagtcacaccctgacctaaccaaacatagagaataaaaaggatctctaaggtcagggcgtgacagatatttTGGTTAAAATCACACAATTGCTTTATTATTTAGGGGTTTTCTGGACTAATATAAGGTTGACATTCACCACatgtaaaaaataatgtttttttgttgtctatTATATTAGAAAATAATATACTTCAAGGATTTCCTCTTGTAGTTATTACCTTTAGCTACATTCAACTGAAATATTTGTTATTCACTAACCTATAAGCTGAATTCCCTTGTGCCACTCTGCTCATCTAAAGCAATGTGTACAGACTAGTTTTCGAGAGACAATCTGAACTGATCTGAAGAGGTAGTCTGAGTCCATTACACAGAGGATGTGGGCTTGTGCTGTGTAGAACGACAATTCTATACCGCTTTCTACTCAGTCATTGGGGCTGGATTGTAAATCTGTAATGTGGAggacaaaaaaatctgaattgtGCTACCTGTTTAAACGCAGACAATGAGATCCATCAATCAAGTATTTGTTTTTGTATATGGCTTTTTAGAAATATACTTGTTACAATTTATGACTCACTCACAAAAACCCAGCCTGATCCTTTCTCTGTTTGAGCTCTTACCTACTCCATACGGTCATGCAAACCAAACATGGCATGACAGGGTGGAAAGGAGTGGTATGATGgcagaaacagactggtacccactACCAGGCTACCAAATGGACTGGACAGATCTTTCCTCATCCACTCAACAGGATGACACCTCATTCACTCCAACACACTTTATAACAGTGACTGAACGTTTTTTAAGACTTGAATACTGTAAGCCCTTCTGCATCAATGAACCTTCACCGAGAGGTTTGAGGGAATGAGTGGGCCAGTCAGCAGGTTTAACTGCATTAAGACTGCCAGGCCACAGCCCAGTGAGCCACTGGCTGGGTTTATTGCTAGTAATaatagattgttctctctctctctatggagtGTATTGTATTCGATGAAGGTGATGTTAATTAACGTTGCTatggttctccctccctccctccctccctccctccctccctccctccctccctccctccctccctccctccctccctccctccctccctccctccctccctccctccctctctctctctctctccctctctctccctccctccctctttccctccctccctccctcccttccctccctctctccctctctctccctctccctctctctctctctccctccctttctttctctctccctccctccctccctccctccctccctccctccctccccctccctccctccctccctccctccctctctccctctttctctctccctccctctttccctccctctctctctttccctccctccctctctctccctccctccctccctccctctccctccctccctccccctccctctcccctccctctctctccctctccctttccctctctccctctccctctttctctctctctctctctttccctttctttctttcccctttccctctctccctctccctccctctctttctctccctccctccctctctctttccctccctccctcctctccctccctctctttctccctccccctctccctccctccctccctccctccctctctccctttctccctccctccctccctctttctccctgtctctctctttctccctgtctcctccctccctctctccctccctctccctccctctcctccctccctccctccctccctctccctttctttccctccctccctttctttccctccctcctccccctctccctctccccccccctccctccctccctccctctttccctccctcctccccctccctccctctttctctgtcctctctttctccctctctctctttccctccctccctccctccctcctccctctctccctctccctccctccctctctctctccctctctctcccccctctcccttccctccctctctctctctctccctccctcccttctccctccctccctcctctcccttccctccctccctctccctctctcttcctctttctctctctctctctccctccctccctctccctctctctctctccctccctccctcccttccctccctccctctctctctctttctttctctctctccctccctctcctctctgtctctctctttctctccctctctccctctcttccctccctctcccccctccctctccctccctctctcccttctccctccctctctctctctctctccctctccctccctctccctctttccctccctctccctctccctctccctccctccctctccctctccctctctctctccctcctctctctctctctttctctctctctctctctttctttctctctctccctctctttctctctctctctccctctccccctccctccctttctctctccctctctttctctccctccctctctctttctctctctctctctttctctgtctctctctttctttctctctctctttctttctctgtgtgaTGAGTGAATAAATTAATGAGTAAATATAAGGTTATCCAGATTGCATATATTGTGCTTTATGAGCTGCAATGACAACAGAGTTTGACATTCAAAAGtctctctaattccctctctctctaatccccccctccctctctctctaatcccccctctctccttatctcatctcctcttctccagttTGTGGCCTTTGCCTCCTTGTTCTTCATCCTGGTCTCGATCACCACCTTCTgcctggagacccatgaggcattcaacaccatcaccatcatcaacaaGTCTGAGGCGGTGCTCAACGGCAGCCTGCCGGACCTGGGTCCTGATTACATTATCGAGACGGACCCAGCTCTCACCTACGTGGAGGGTGTCTGCGTTCTTTGGTTCACCCTGGAGTTCATGGTGCGTGTCATCTTCAGCCCAGACAAGCTGGAGTTTGTCAAGAGCCTGCTCAACATAATCGACTTTGTGGCTATCCTGCCTTTCTACCTGGAGGTAGGCTTAAGCGGACTGTCATCTAAAGCAGCTAAGGACGTCTTGGGCTTCCTCAGAGTGGTAAGGTTTGTCAGGATCCTGCGTATCTTCAAGCTGACGCGACACTTCGTGGGGCTGCGGGTCCTGGGTCACACCTTGAAGGCTAGCACCAACGAGTTCCTTCTCCTCATCATCTTCCTTGCCCTAGGTGTGCTTATCTTCGCCACCGCAATCTACTACGCCGAACGCATCGGCGCCAACCCCAACGACCCCACGGCTGGCGAACACACCATGTTCAAGAACATCCCCATCGGCTTCTGGTGGGCCGTGGTCACCATGACCACGCTGGGTTATGGTGACATGTACCCGCAGACGTGGTCGGGCATGCTGGTGGGCGCGCTGTGCGCCTTGGCGGGCGTGCTGACGATAGCCATGCCTGTGCCCGTCATCGTCAACAACTTTGGAATGTACTACTCGCTGGCCATGGCCAAGCAGAAGCTTCCCAAGAAGAGGAAGAGGCACATCCCCCAGGTCGCACTGGGGGGATCCCCAACCTGCCTCAAAGTAGACCTCAACACCACCTGCAACAGCCCCCAGGGGGACCTCTGCAACATGCAGGGGAGCAGGGTGCTGGAGCGCAACCAATCAGGTGAGACCGCCAGCACACCACCATTGTATCTTAAGTTGGAATTTGTCAGGTGGTTAGGGGTTATTCATGTATAGACAGAAGGGGGGGAGAATCTATAAGGGATCTCATTCAGGTGGAAAACAGTGGCCTTTTAACAGACCCCCCCGGGTTTACACATGGTTTTCCTCTTGAGAGACTCTAGCACCACTGATGTCCTTAGAATGTTTTGCACTTCTGTTGCCACGGAGATAAGAGAATGATGCGAAAGGAATTGATGGGTCGGAGATGAGACTGATTGCTGTGAAATATTTCTTCACTAATAAGATTTTGGGCGAAAACAGAAAAAGCCTTTGACTCTTAAGGTTTTAAAGTAGGGATTGTTCATTTGTGACTTGACTGTAGGTGGCCGTTTTTCCCCTGCAGCCGTTCATCTGTAAATCACTCTGACACATCTGATATTGATGGAA encodes:
- the kcnc2 gene encoding potassium voltage-gated channel subfamily C member 2 isoform X2, whose product is MGKFDDNERIILNVGGTRHETYKNTLRTLPGTRLALLASDSDIESVLDQLQQVPGFIEYNTRNNEYFFDRHPGVFAYVLNYYRTGKLHCPADVCGPLFEEELSFWGIDETDVEPCCWMTYRKHRDAEEALDVFDINVDNGDDDEETGKRLGIEDVVDPNISRWKKWRPVIWNLFEDPYSSRAARFVAFASLFFILVSITTFCLETHEAFNTITIINKSEAVLNGSLPDLGPDYIIETDPALTYVEGVCVLWFTLEFMVRVIFSPDKLEFVKSLLNIIDFVAILPFYLEVGLSGLSSKAAKDVLGFLRVVRFVRILRIFKLTRHFVGLRVLGHTLKASTNEFLLLIIFLALGVLIFATAIYYAERIGANPNDPTAGEHTMFKNIPIGFWWAVVTMTTLGYGDMYPQTWSGMLVGALCALAGVLTIAMPVPVIVNNFGMYYSLAMAKQKLPKKRKRHIPQVALGGSPTCLKVDLNTTCNSPQGDLCNMQGSRVLERNQSVLSGDGSGGSDLTMSPSTEERVPMRRSSTPEQERRSGGTCFLLAASDYTCPADGGVRKTDSCKEIVFTGFTQAESSI
- the kcnc2 gene encoding potassium voltage-gated channel subfamily C member 2 isoform X1 — encoded protein: MGKFDDNERIILNVGGTRHETYKNTLRTLPGTRLALLASDSDIESVLDQLQQVPGFIEYNTRNNEYFFDRHPGVFAYVLNYYRTGKLHCPADVCGPLFEEELSFWGIDETDVEPCCWMTYRKHRDAEEALDVFDINVDNGDDDEETGKRLGIEDVVDPNISRWKKWRPVIWNLFEDPYSSRAARFVAFASLFFILVSITTFCLETHEAFNTITIINKSEAVLNGSLPDLGPDYIIETDPALTYVEGVCVLWFTLEFMVRVIFSPDKLEFVKSLLNIIDFVAILPFYLEVGLSGLSSKAAKDVLGFLRVVRFVRILRIFKLTRHFVGLRVLGHTLKASTNEFLLLIIFLALGVLIFATAIYYAERIGANPNDPTAGEHTMFKNIPIGFWWAVVTMTTLGYGDMYPQTWSGMLVGALCALAGVLTIAMPVPVIVNNFGMYYSLAMAKQKLPKKRKRHIPQVALGGSPTCLKVDLNTTCNSPQGDLCNMQGSRVLERNQSVLSGDGSGGSDLTMSPSTEERVPMRRSSTPEQERRSGGTCFLLAASDYTCPADGGVRKTGCEKSSSLSNIAGLAGNALRLSPVTSPYGSPCPLRRSRSPIPSVL